One segment of Nitrospirota bacterium DNA contains the following:
- a CDS encoding YgiT-type zinc finger protein yields the protein MARKYHPCLFCKGPVKEEKVTVDYRWGKDFIVVLKDVPAGVCEVIPPPLF from the coding sequence ATGGCACGAAAATACCACCCCTGTTTATTCTGTAAGGGACCCGTGAAAGAGGAGAAAGTAACAGTAGATTACCGTTGGGGGAAAGATTTTATCGTGGTGCTGAAAGATGTTCCCGCGGGTGTATGTGAAGTGATCCCTCCCCCCCTCTTTTAA
- a CDS encoding putative toxin-antitoxin system toxin component, PIN family codes for MRVVFDTNVLLAAFSTEGLCWKLLLKANRKEFFLYTSPYILNEFKSKLSGKFGFSAEEVEESMNLVAEISRNIDPEEKGIHIKGVCRDKKDDPILACGIASEADFLVTGDSDLLILKKYKGMKIFNSRDFEILLVGFSKK; via the coding sequence TTGAGGGTTGTATTCGATACCAATGTTTTGCTGGCAGCGTTTTCAACCGAGGGGTTATGCTGGAAGCTTCTCCTAAAAGCAAACCGGAAGGAGTTTTTCTTATATACAAGTCCGTATATTCTAAACGAGTTTAAGAGTAAACTTTCGGGCAAATTCGGCTTTTCCGCTGAAGAAGTGGAGGAGAGTATGAATCTAGTTGCGGAGATTTCCCGGAATATAGATCCCGAAGAAAAAGGCATCCATATCAAAGGCGTCTGCCGGGACAAGAAAGATGATCCTATTCTGGCATGTGGAATTGCCTCAGAAGCAGATTTCCTGGTCACAGGGGATTCAGACCTTTTGATTCTTAAAAAATATAAAGGGATGAAGATTTTTAATTCCAGAGATTTTGAGATTTTGCTAGTGGGTTTTAGTAAGAAATAA
- a CDS encoding ribbon-helix-helix protein, CopG family: MRTVVSVSLSKDLAVELQKTAKAEGKSKSGVIKEALRSYIWESKFMALRKKMTRKAETKGILTDEDVFKAVS, from the coding sequence ATGAGAACAGTCGTTTCTGTAAGTCTTTCAAAGGATTTAGCTGTTGAATTACAAAAAACTGCCAAAGCGGAAGGTAAGTCAAAAAGCGGCGTCATAAAAGAAGCCCTGAGGTCTTATATCTGGGAAAGCAAATTTATGGCACTTAGAAAGAAAATGACCAGAAAAGCCGAAACGAAGGGTATTTTAACCGATGAGGATGTTTTTAAGGCGGTGTCTTGA
- a CDS encoding ketopantoate reductase family protein, with the protein MKILVVGAGAVGGYFGTLLHQSGADITFLVRPATDEVIRQKGLTVESYKGNMTIQPRTVLARDLSSPFDLIILSVKCYDLETVFEQIKPVVSSDTILLTLQNGVNTEERLIQQFGSHKVIGGVAFITSKLIEPGRIGHYKRGIITIGELNGEKTERLEKIHELLVRAKITAYVTDEIMKKKWEKLCWNATFNPLSILFNGPVERVLESKGALDVIRQVISEIIVVAKQVAGITLNENIAEETISNTYGLKEYHTSMYEDWKSGKKTENDYLNGDIYQKGLALNIPVPMNFALYQAVKALTLP; encoded by the coding sequence ATGAAAATTTTGGTCGTTGGCGCCGGCGCCGTCGGCGGTTATTTTGGAACATTGCTCCATCAAAGCGGAGCCGATATCACCTTTTTGGTTCGTCCGGCGACTGATGAGGTCATCAGGCAAAAGGGATTAACCGTTGAGAGCTACAAGGGGAACATGACCATACAACCCAGGACCGTTCTCGCCCGGGATTTATCTTCGCCATTTGATTTAATTATCCTGTCGGTGAAATGCTATGACCTTGAAACGGTTTTCGAGCAGATTAAACCGGTTGTCTCTTCCGATACGATTTTGTTGACGCTTCAAAATGGGGTAAACACCGAAGAACGTTTAATACAGCAATTTGGAAGCCATAAGGTCATTGGCGGCGTGGCGTTTATTACTTCAAAACTCATCGAGCCAGGGAGGATCGGACATTATAAACGCGGGATCATCACAATAGGGGAGTTAAACGGAGAGAAAACCGAACGCCTTGAAAAGATCCATGAATTACTCGTCCGGGCAAAAATTACAGCCTATGTCACAGATGAAATCATGAAAAAGAAGTGGGAAAAACTCTGCTGGAACGCCACGTTTAATCCCTTATCGATTTTATTTAATGGCCCGGTTGAAAGGGTGTTGGAATCCAAAGGGGCCCTGGATGTCATCCGGCAGGTGATTTCTGAAATCATCGTCGTCGCGAAACAGGTAGCCGGGATAACACTAAACGAAAATATCGCGGAAGAGACCATTTCAAATACTTACGGACTTAAAGAGTACCACACGTCGATGTATGAAGACTGGAAATCAGGAAAAAAGACTGAAAACGACTACCTGAACGGCGATATTTATCAAAAAGGCCTCGCTTTGAATATCCCGGTGCCGATGAATTTTGCCCTTTACCAGGCGGTTAAAGCCCTCACCCTTCCATAA
- a CDS encoding squalene/phytoene synthase family protein, which yields MTDPFEAIKLALKKNTRSFYLSLMIFPNPVKKQVSVAYLFCKMADTIVDTDLFPKEQRKEVLADFYKVVTGAMALPAVQSLRDHFEPLQPALFLFQQFSLEDQKQILTLFKQVTLGMEMDLEGKSLQNEEELDRYCCHVAGAPGVFLTELFFRYQYLKKEKEKMVALGARLGKGLQLINILRDQREDSERGRVYLPDPERSSHQKIIQKTIGYLDNGLEYVMRVPRRAWRIRLGSLWPLLFAIKTLKRLVNSPRNPLEKIKISRGEIYLTMLFSAVILFSNSGIRRYFKTLKKGIDGLVKGRHSRESGNPEV from the coding sequence ATGACCGACCCTTTTGAAGCCATAAAACTCGCCTTAAAGAAAAACACGCGATCGTTTTACCTGAGTCTGATGATTTTCCCCAACCCGGTCAAGAAGCAGGTTTCCGTTGCTTACCTTTTTTGTAAAATGGCCGATACGATCGTTGATACGGACCTCTTTCCCAAAGAACAGAGGAAAGAAGTTCTGGCCGATTTTTATAAAGTGGTGACAGGCGCAATGGCATTGCCCGCCGTTCAAAGCCTGAGGGATCACTTTGAACCTCTTCAACCGGCTCTCTTTCTCTTCCAACAATTCTCATTAGAAGATCAGAAGCAGATCCTCACTCTGTTCAAACAGGTCACGTTAGGGATGGAAATGGACCTGGAAGGAAAATCCCTTCAAAACGAAGAAGAGCTTGACCGATATTGCTGCCATGTCGCAGGGGCTCCGGGGGTGTTTTTAACCGAACTCTTTTTCCGATATCAATATCTTAAAAAAGAGAAAGAAAAGATGGTCGCGCTTGGCGCCCGGTTAGGAAAAGGGTTACAGCTAATCAACATCCTCCGGGATCAAAGGGAGGATTCTGAAAGAGGGCGGGTTTATCTTCCCGATCCCGAAAGGTCTTCTCATCAAAAAATCATTCAAAAGACCATTGGTTATCTGGACAACGGGCTTGAATATGTGATGAGGGTGCCGAGAAGAGCCTGGAGAATCAGGCTCGGTTCCCTCTGGCCCCTTTTATTTGCCATTAAAACGTTGAAAAGACTTGTGAACTCACCACGAAATCCGTTAGAAAAGATAAAGATCAGCCGGGGGGAGATTTATTTAACGATGCTGTTTTCGGCGGTGATCTTATTCTCTAATTCAGGAATCAGGCGCTATTTCAAAACCCTTAAAAAGGGCATTGATGGTCTCGTAAAAGGTCGTCATTCCCGCGAAAGCGGGAATCCAGAGGTCTAA
- a CDS encoding M48 family metallopeptidase gives MEQLDLFQTNETRLLSLEKDFSLKLEKKTKIIVTQNRSHLITVQKKGNHEVHLRVQEVFLHAPHAVWEAIGTFILSPTFQARRIIRDFIARSRPARDSKTARHRLKLNTQGVYYQLKPLFDAVNIENFNQEINCQITWGRTYSRRRRRSISFGTFENFSNLIKINPALDDSKVPEFFIKYILYHEMLHAKFEEKNSREAGRKIHHSKEFYEWERKFPDYEKAIEWEKKNIRLFVK, from the coding sequence GTGGAACAACTCGATCTTTTTCAAACAAACGAAACCAGACTCCTGAGTTTGGAAAAAGATTTCTCTCTTAAATTAGAGAAAAAAACAAAAATCATTGTCACCCAAAACCGGTCCCATTTAATTACGGTTCAAAAAAAGGGAAATCACGAAGTTCACTTAAGAGTTCAGGAAGTCTTTTTGCATGCCCCTCACGCGGTGTGGGAAGCGATTGGAACGTTTATCCTTTCCCCTACCTTTCAGGCACGAAGAATCATCCGGGATTTCATTGCCCGGAGCAGGCCCGCGCGAGATTCTAAAACTGCGCGTCACCGGTTGAAATTAAACACCCAGGGGGTCTATTATCAATTAAAACCTCTCTTTGACGCCGTCAATATCGAAAATTTCAATCAGGAAATCAATTGCCAGATCACCTGGGGGAGAACTTATTCAAGGAGACGAAGGCGAAGCATTAGTTTCGGGACCTTTGAAAATTTTTCAAACCTGATCAAGATCAATCCGGCGCTTGACGACTCAAAGGTTCCTGAATTTTTTATCAAATATATTTTATATCATGAAATGCTTCATGCAAAATTTGAGGAAAAAAATTCCCGCGAGGCCGGGAGAAAAATTCACCATTCAAAGGAATTTTATGAATGGGAAAGAAAGTTCCCCGATTATGAAAAAGCGATCGAATGGGAAAAGAAAAACATCCGTCTGTTTGTCAAATAG
- a CDS encoding PHP domain-containing protein produces the protein MKNKLFIFLVSLLTFFVVRITTLPVGNPESVHQQNQEGYYDYQGVIHFHTNYSGDATGTFEEIARVAGQQKVDFLISTDHNTLRPLEDKKEGWYQNTLVLAGEELSLPEGYLLALNVKNVTRLPGEKTEEVISDIVKQGGLLFIAHPDHPKWKWKIGDDRGMTGEEILDFADQWYTAQPAAVILSLLSYPFNSSAAFIQLYERPEKTLKGWDRRNEKNKMVGIFAPDFHQAVRVSGKVKIPFPKAEKVLPIAHDHVLLKNPFSGNFQEDKKALYEAIQKGHLYVSMDILENAGGFLFSAKQNGQNVWMGDQLPAGQPAVFSVKLPVNHKFKELTTRLYRNGREVSNSREAALTFETKEAGEYRVEVEVEIPAFWGGTRKVTWIYSNPIYLR, from the coding sequence ATGAAAAACAAACTTTTTATTTTCCTGGTTTCCCTCCTGACATTTTTTGTCGTTCGAATCACGACGCTGCCCGTCGGCAATCCGGAGAGCGTCCATCAACAAAATCAGGAAGGATATTATGATTACCAGGGGGTCATTCATTTTCATACGAATTATTCAGGGGACGCCACCGGAACCTTTGAAGAAATTGCCCGGGTCGCCGGACAGCAAAAGGTCGACTTCTTGATCTCCACAGACCACAATACGCTTCGACCCCTTGAAGACAAAAAAGAAGGGTGGTATCAAAATACGCTGGTTCTTGCCGGGGAGGAGCTTTCCTTGCCCGAAGGGTATCTCCTGGCGTTAAACGTGAAGAATGTGACGCGGCTTCCGGGGGAAAAAACTGAAGAGGTGATTTCAGACATCGTAAAACAGGGAGGGCTTCTTTTTATTGCGCATCCCGACCATCCGAAGTGGAAATGGAAAATAGGGGATGATCGGGGGATGACGGGAGAAGAAATTCTCGATTTCGCGGACCAATGGTACACCGCTCAACCCGCGGCCGTTATTTTGAGCCTTCTTTCTTATCCCTTTAATTCTTCTGCCGCGTTTATCCAGCTTTATGAACGGCCCGAAAAAACGCTAAAGGGATGGGACAGGAGAAACGAGAAAAATAAAATGGTCGGAATTTTTGCCCCTGATTTTCATCAGGCTGTCAGAGTATCCGGCAAGGTTAAAATCCCGTTTCCAAAAGCAGAAAAAGTTTTACCCATCGCTCACGACCATGTTCTTTTAAAAAATCCTTTTTCAGGAAATTTTCAAGAGGATAAAAAAGCCCTTTATGAAGCGATTCAAAAAGGGCACCTTTACGTCTCAATGGATATTCTTGAAAATGCCGGGGGCTTTTTATTTTCCGCAAAACAGAATGGCCAAAACGTTTGGATGGGTGATCAGCTTCCGGCGGGACAACCTGCCGTCTTTTCTGTTAAACTGCCTGTGAATCACAAATTCAAAGAGTTGACGACCCGTTTATATCGAAACGGCCGGGAAGTTTCAAATAGCCGGGAAGCCGCTCTTACCTTTGAAACCAAAGAGGCGGGAGAATACCGGGTCGAAGTCGAAGTGGAGATTCCGGCCTTCTGGGGGGGAACGCGAAAAGTGACCTGGATTTACTCTAATCCCATTTATCTCAGGTGA